In a single window of the Marinibacterium anthonyi genome:
- the bigR_3 gene encoding Biofilm growth-associated repressor, whose product MGRQVPRKVCKSVDDASAFIKYLSNPNRLAIVCYLMEAPRTVTELEEDLGIPQPTLSQQLSLLRDGGVIVSRRTARVVTYRIGDARVLPVVQSLRLIFSGLSELRLDDKAEGPDDIAPDMFD is encoded by the coding sequence ATGGGCAGGCAGGTGCCGCGCAAGGTGTGCAAGAGTGTCGACGACGCGAGTGCGTTCATCAAGTATCTCTCGAATCCCAATCGGCTTGCCATCGTCTGCTATCTCATGGAAGCGCCCCGCACGGTCACCGAGCTGGAAGAAGACCTGGGCATTCCGCAACCGACCCTGTCGCAACAGCTGAGCCTGCTGCGCGACGGCGGCGTGATCGTCAGCCGCCGCACCGCGCGGGTCGTGACCTATCGCATCGGCGACGCGCGGGTGCTGCCGGTGGTGCAATCCCTTCGACTGATCTTTTCCGGGCTGTCCGAATTGCGCCTGGACGACAAGGCCGAGGGGCCGGACGACATCGCGCCCGACATGTTCGACTAG
- the mcbR_10 gene encoding HTH-type transcriptional regulator McbR encodes MTETVKKARGAVQAAVLDKLRSGLMDGALMPGQVIKIRQFAAIFDTSAMPVRDAISQLVAANALEEMPNGSVRVPVLSPQRLQEIFELRCLLECRAARAACRNGDPDLPGLLHRINAPFEPAETVVPLPKHEALQVNRKFHFTLYQAAGSEVLMPLIQSLWMQCGPTMHLTLETPTAALARLQHLEILKGMDAGDADYVAGALAAEIGEIGSTILAGYDAALSNGPLAFADADASAGWRT; translated from the coding sequence ATGACCGAGACTGTGAAGAAGGCGAGAGGGGCGGTCCAGGCCGCGGTGCTGGACAAGCTCCGCTCGGGCCTGATGGACGGCGCGCTGATGCCGGGCCAGGTGATCAAGATCCGCCAGTTCGCGGCAATCTTCGACACCAGCGCGATGCCGGTGCGCGACGCCATCTCGCAGCTGGTCGCGGCCAATGCGCTGGAAGAAATGCCCAACGGATCGGTGCGGGTGCCGGTGCTGTCGCCGCAACGGCTGCAGGAGATCTTTGAACTGCGCTGCCTGCTGGAATGCCGGGCCGCACGGGCTGCCTGCCGCAATGGCGATCCGGATCTGCCGGGGTTGCTGCATCGGATCAACGCCCCGTTCGAGCCGGCCGAGACCGTGGTGCCCCTGCCCAAACACGAGGCCCTGCAGGTCAATCGCAAGTTCCACTTCACGCTGTACCAGGCCGCCGGCAGCGAGGTGCTGATGCCGCTGATCCAGTCGCTGTGGATGCAATGCGGCCCGACCATGCACCTGACGCTGGAAACGCCCACCGCTGCCCTGGCGCGGTTGCAGCACCTCGAGATCCTGAAGGGGATGGATGCCGGCGACGCCGATTACGTGGCCGGGGCGCTGGCGGCCGAGATCGGGGAAATCGGCAGCACGATCCTGGCCGGCTACGATGCCGCGCTCAGCAACGGGCCGCTGGCCTTTGCCGACGCCGACGCATCGGCGGGATGGCGGACATGA
- the acnB gene encoding Aconitate hydratase 2, whose translation MSLYTDYLTEIETRKSEGLHPKPIDDGALVAELIAQIEDTGNEHRKESLEFFIYNTLPGTTSAAGVKATFLKKIILGEAVVPEITPDFAFELLSHMKGGPSVEVLLDLTLGNDAAIAKQAAEVLKTQVFLYEADMDRLKTAFAAGNEIAKGVLESYAKAEFFTKLPDVEDEIKVVTYIAAEGDISTDLLSPGNQAHSRSDRELHGKCMISEAAQKEIEALKLQHPDKRVMLIAEKGTMGVGSSRMSGVNNVALWTGKPASPYVPFVNYAPVVAGTNGISPIFLTTVGVTGGIGLDLKNWVKKLGDDGKPLLNNEGNPILDQKYSVETGTVLTIDTKTKKLKSADGGEELVDVSSAFTPQKVEFMKAGSSYAVVFGKKLQTFAAETLGVDPAPVFAPSKEVSHEGQGMTAVEKIFNANAVGATKGKPLHAGSDVRVKVNIVGSQDTTGLMTSQELEAMAATVISPTVDGAYQSGCHTASVWDKKAQANIPKLMSFMNTFGLITARDPKGSYHAMTDVIHKVLNDITVDDWDVIIGGDSHTRMSKGVAFGADSGTVALALATGEATMPIPESVKVTFKGQMADYMDFRDVVHATQAQMLKQHGDNVFQGRVIEVHIGTLLADQAFTFTDWTAEMKAKASICISNDETLIGSLELAKHRIQVMIDKGMENAAGTLQGLIDKADKRIAQIRSGEKPALSPDDNAKYFAEVVVDLDLIDEPMIADPDVNNADPSRRYTHDTIRPVSYYGGEKKVDLGFVGSCMVHKGDMKIVAQMLKNLEKANGKVEFKAPLVVAAPTYNIIDELKEEGDWEILQKYSGFEFDDLFPKTQNRTEYENILYLERPGCNLCMGNQEKAAKGDTVLATSTRLFQGRVVEDSAEKKGESLLASTPVVVLSAILGRTPNADEYKAAVEGINLTKFSPPLEKPGTARSVHF comes from the coding sequence ATGAGCTTGTACACAGACTACCTAACCGAGATCGAGACGCGCAAAAGCGAAGGTCTGCATCCCAAGCCCATCGACGATGGCGCGCTGGTGGCAGAACTGATCGCCCAGATCGAAGACACCGGGAACGAGCACCGCAAGGAGTCGCTGGAATTCTTCATCTACAACACCCTGCCCGGCACCACGAGCGCCGCGGGCGTGAAGGCGACGTTCCTGAAAAAGATCATCCTGGGCGAAGCCGTCGTCCCCGAGATCACGCCCGATTTCGCCTTTGAACTGCTGTCGCACATGAAGGGCGGCCCGTCGGTCGAGGTTCTGCTGGACCTGACGCTGGGTAACGACGCGGCGATCGCCAAGCAGGCAGCCGAGGTTCTGAAGACGCAGGTGTTCCTGTACGAAGCGGACATGGATCGCCTGAAGACGGCGTTCGCGGCCGGCAATGAAATCGCCAAGGGCGTGCTGGAAAGCTATGCCAAGGCCGAATTCTTCACCAAGCTTCCCGACGTCGAGGACGAGATCAAGGTCGTGACCTACATCGCGGCCGAAGGCGATATCTCGACCGACCTTCTGTCGCCGGGCAACCAGGCGCATTCGCGGTCCGACCGGGAACTGCACGGCAAGTGCATGATCAGCGAAGCCGCGCAGAAGGAGATCGAGGCGCTGAAGCTGCAGCACCCCGACAAGCGCGTCATGCTGATCGCCGAAAAGGGCACCATGGGTGTCGGGTCGTCGCGGATGTCGGGCGTGAACAACGTGGCGCTGTGGACCGGCAAACCGGCCAGCCCCTACGTGCCCTTCGTCAACTATGCCCCCGTCGTGGCCGGCACCAACGGCATCTCGCCGATCTTCCTGACCACCGTGGGTGTGACGGGCGGCATCGGCCTGGACCTGAAGAACTGGGTCAAGAAGCTGGGCGATGACGGCAAGCCGCTGCTGAACAACGAAGGCAACCCGATCCTCGACCAGAAGTATTCGGTTGAAACCGGCACGGTCCTGACCATCGACACCAAGACCAAGAAGCTGAAATCCGCGGATGGCGGCGAAGAGCTGGTCGACGTGTCGTCCGCCTTCACGCCCCAGAAGGTCGAATTCATGAAGGCCGGCAGTTCCTACGCCGTGGTCTTCGGCAAGAAGCTGCAGACGTTCGCCGCCGAAACGCTGGGCGTCGATCCCGCGCCGGTCTTCGCGCCGTCGAAGGAAGTGTCGCACGAAGGCCAGGGCATGACCGCCGTGGAAAAGATCTTCAACGCCAATGCCGTGGGTGCGACCAAGGGCAAGCCCCTGCACGCCGGATCGGACGTGCGCGTGAAGGTCAACATCGTGGGGTCGCAGGACACCACCGGCCTGATGACCAGCCAGGAACTGGAAGCGATGGCCGCCACCGTGATCTCGCCCACCGTCGATGGCGCGTACCAGTCGGGCTGTCACACGGCATCTGTCTGGGACAAGAAGGCCCAGGCGAACATCCCGAAGCTCATGAGCTTCATGAATACCTTCGGGCTGATCACCGCGCGCGACCCCAAGGGGTCGTACCATGCGATGACCGACGTGATCCACAAGGTGCTGAACGACATCACCGTGGATGACTGGGACGTCATCATCGGCGGCGACAGCCACACGCGCATGTCCAAGGGCGTGGCCTTTGGTGCGGACTCGGGCACCGTGGCGCTGGCGCTGGCGACGGGTGAAGCCACCATGCCGATCCCGGAATCGGTCAAGGTCACCTTCAAGGGCCAGATGGCCGATTACATGGACTTCCGCGACGTGGTCCACGCGACCCAGGCGCAGATGCTCAAGCAGCACGGCGACAACGTCTTCCAGGGCCGCGTGATCGAAGTGCACATCGGCACGCTGCTGGCCGACCAGGCCTTCACCTTCACCGACTGGACGGCCGAGATGAAGGCCAAGGCGTCGATCTGCATCTCGAACGACGAGACGCTGATCGGGTCGCTGGAACTGGCCAAGCACCGCATCCAGGTGATGATCGACAAGGGCATGGAAAACGCGGCCGGCACGCTGCAGGGGCTGATCGACAAGGCCGACAAGCGCATCGCGCAGATCCGGTCGGGCGAAAAGCCCGCGCTGTCGCCCGACGACAACGCCAAGTACTTTGCCGAAGTCGTCGTCGACCTGGACCTGATCGACGAGCCGATGATCGCCGACCCGGACGTGAACAACGCCGACCCGTCGCGCCGCTACACCCACGACACCATCCGCCCCGTGTCCTATTACGGCGGTGAAAAGAAGGTGGACCTGGGCTTTGTCGGATCGTGCATGGTGCACAAGGGCGACATGAAGATCGTGGCCCAGATGCTGAAGAACCTGGAAAAGGCCAACGGCAAAGTCGAATTCAAGGCGCCCCTGGTCGTCGCGGCCCCGACCTACAACATCATCGACGAGCTCAAGGAAGAAGGCGACTGGGAGATCCTGCAGAAGTATTCGGGCTTCGAGTTCGACGATCTGTTCCCCAAGACGCAGAACCGCACGGAATACGAGAACATCCTTTATCTCGAACGTCCGGGCTGTAACCTGTGCATGGGCAACCAGGAAAAGGCCGCCAAGGGCGACACCGTCCTGGCCACCTCTACCCGCCTGTTCCAGGGCCGCGTGGTCGAGGATTCCGCCGAGAAGAAGGGTGAATCGCTGCTGGCCTCGACGCCGGTCGTCGTCCTGTCGGCGATCCTGGGCCGGACGCCCAATGCGGACGAATACAAGGCGGCCGTCGAAGGCATCAACCTGACCAAGTTCTCGCCCCCGCTGGAAAAGCCGGGCACGGCACGGTCGGTCCACTTCTGA
- the nqrF gene encoding Na(+)-translocating NADH-quinone reductase subunit F: protein METFSLGVFLFTIIVIALVTVILAARSKLVSSGNVNITINGEKTISVPSGGKLLQTLAAQKMFVPSACGGGGTCAQCRVRIHAGGGSILPTEETHITKREAACGDRLSCQVAVKQDMDIEVPEEVFGVKKWECTVRSNHNVATFIKALILDLPEGEDVKFRAGGYIQIEAPAHKLKYTEFDVEEEYREDWDRFNLWQYESVVNEPIERAYSMANYPDEKGMIMLNVRVASPPPGSTGIPPGQMSSYIFNLKPGDKVTISGPFGEFFARDTNKEMVFVGGGAGMAPMRSHIFDQLKRLENRDRKITFWYGARSKREMFFVEDFDELAAEFPNFEWHVALSDALPEDDWKGYTGFIHNVLFEEYLKNHPAPEDCEFYMCGPPIMNSSVINMLLELGVDREDIMLDDFGG from the coding sequence GTGGAAACTTTCTCTCTGGGCGTCTTCCTGTTCACGATCATCGTCATCGCGCTGGTGACGGTGATCCTGGCGGCGCGCTCGAAACTGGTCAGTTCGGGCAACGTCAACATCACCATCAACGGCGAAAAGACCATTTCGGTGCCGTCGGGCGGCAAGTTGCTGCAGACGCTGGCGGCGCAGAAGATGTTCGTGCCGTCGGCCTGTGGCGGCGGCGGCACCTGCGCGCAATGCCGGGTGCGCATCCACGCGGGCGGCGGGTCGATCCTGCCGACCGAGGAAACCCATATCACCAAGCGCGAAGCCGCCTGCGGCGACCGCCTGTCCTGCCAGGTCGCGGTCAAGCAGGACATGGATATCGAGGTTCCCGAAGAGGTCTTCGGCGTCAAGAAGTGGGAATGCACCGTCCGGTCGAACCACAACGTGGCGACCTTCATCAAGGCGCTGATCCTGGACCTGCCCGAAGGCGAGGACGTCAAGTTCCGCGCCGGCGGCTACATCCAGATCGAGGCGCCCGCGCACAAGCTGAAGTACACCGAATTCGACGTGGAAGAAGAGTACCGGGAAGACTGGGACCGCTTCAACCTGTGGCAATACGAATCGGTGGTCAACGAGCCGATCGAACGCGCCTATTCGATGGCCAACTACCCGGATGAAAAGGGCATGATCATGCTCAACGTCCGCGTCGCCTCGCCCCCGCCGGGATCGACCGGCATTCCCCCGGGGCAGATGTCGTCCTACATCTTCAACCTGAAGCCGGGCGACAAGGTCACGATTTCCGGTCCGTTCGGCGAATTCTTCGCCCGCGACACCAACAAGGAAATGGTCTTCGTTGGCGGTGGTGCCGGCATGGCGCCGATGCGGTCGCACATCTTCGACCAGCTCAAGCGCCTGGAAAACCGGGATCGCAAGATCACCTTCTGGTACGGTGCCCGGTCCAAGCGCGAGATGTTCTTTGTCGAGGACTTCGACGAGCTTGCGGCGGAATTCCCGAACTTCGAATGGCACGTGGCGCTGTCCGACGCGCTGCCCGAGGACGACTGGAAGGGCTACACCGGCTTCATCCACAACGTCCTGTTCGAGGAATACCTCAAGAACCACCCGGCGCCCGAAGATTGCGAGTTCTACATGTGCGGTCCGCCGATCATGAACAGCTCGGTGATCAACATGCTTCTGGAGCTTGGGGTCGACCGCGAAGACATCATGCTGGACGATTTCGGCGGCTGA
- the nqrE gene encoding Na(+)-translocating NADH-quinone reductase subunit E, whose protein sequence is MEGLVSLAVKAVFVENLALSFFLGMCTFLAVSKKIQTAMGLGISVMVVQAITVPANNLLLNYLLAPGALAWAGFPDVDLTFLGLISYIGVIAALVQILEMILDKYFPPLYNALGVYLPLITVNCAILGGSLFMVERSYDFAQAATYGVSSGFGWMLAITAMAGVREKLKYSDIPDGLQGLGITFLTAGLMAMAFMSFSGVKL, encoded by the coding sequence ATGGAAGGTCTCGTATCCCTCGCGGTCAAGGCGGTCTTCGTCGAAAACCTGGCGCTGTCCTTCTTCCTGGGCATGTGCACCTTCCTGGCCGTGTCGAAGAAGATCCAGACGGCCATGGGGCTGGGTATCTCGGTCATGGTGGTGCAGGCCATCACCGTGCCGGCCAACAACCTGCTGCTGAACTACCTGCTGGCGCCCGGCGCGCTGGCCTGGGCGGGCTTTCCGGATGTCGACCTGACGTTCCTTGGCCTGATCTCGTATATCGGGGTGATCGCGGCGCTGGTGCAGATCCTGGAGATGATCCTCGATAAGTACTTCCCGCCGCTTTACAACGCGCTGGGTGTGTATCTGCCGCTGATCACGGTGAACTGCGCCATCCTTGGCGGGTCGCTGTTCATGGTGGAACGCAGCTACGACTTTGCCCAGGCCGCCACCTACGGCGTCTCGTCCGGCTTCGGCTGGATGCTGGCGATCACCGCGATGGCCGGCGTGCGCGAAAAGCTCAAGTATTCCGACATTCCCGACGGTCTGCAGGGGCTTGGCATCACCTTCCTTACCGCTGGTCTGATGGCGATGGCCTTCATGTCCTTCAGCGGCGTGAAACTGTAA
- the nqrD gene encoding Na(+)-translocating NADH-quinone reductase subunit D, translating to MAQTYRSQLVDPLVDNNPITLQVLGICSALAVTSSMQVAFVMALAVTLVTAFSSMFISMLRNQIPSSIRIIVQMVVIASLVIVVDQLLKAYAYDISKTLSVFVGLIITNCIVMGRAEAFAMKNPPVASFIDGIGNGLGYGLLLMVVAVFRELFGSGSLFGITILQTTNNGGWYVPNGLLLLPPSAFFVIGLIIWGVRTWKPGQVEEREYRIQTVEAH from the coding sequence ATGGCACAGACTTACCGTTCGCAACTTGTCGATCCGCTGGTCGACAACAACCCGATCACGCTGCAGGTGCTTGGCATCTGTTCGGCGCTCGCGGTGACCTCCTCGATGCAGGTGGCCTTCGTGATGGCGCTGGCCGTGACCCTGGTGACCGCGTTCTCATCGATGTTCATCTCGATGCTGCGCAACCAGATCCCCAGTTCGATCCGGATCATCGTGCAGATGGTCGTCATCGCGTCGCTGGTGATCGTGGTCGACCAGCTGCTCAAGGCCTATGCCTACGACATCTCGAAGACCCTGTCGGTCTTCGTGGGCCTGATCATCACCAATTGCATCGTGATGGGCCGGGCCGAGGCGTTCGCCATGAAGAACCCGCCGGTGGCGAGCTTCATCGACGGCATCGGCAACGGGCTGGGCTATGGCCTGCTGCTGATGGTGGTCGCGGTGTTCCGTGAACTTTTCGGGTCGGGGTCGCTGTTCGGCATCACCATCCTGCAGACCACCAACAACGGCGGCTGGTACGTCCCGAACGGCCTGCTGCTGCTGCCGCCTTCGGCCTTCTTCGTGATCGGCCTGATCATCTGGGGCGTGCGCACCTGGAAACCCGGCCAGGTCGAAGAGCGTGAATACCGCATCCAGACGGTGGAGGCGCACTGA
- the nqrC gene encoding Na(+)-translocating NADH-quinone reductase subunit C yields MPEVNEETVERNGESKGLIRRFLDAPADSVGKTLFVAIVLCLVASMIVSAAAVALRPVQQANQLRDKRINILQVAGVYDPDVPVDEAFANFEPHVLDLETGEFTDQFDIDTFDELAASGDPAIVRALDEDPAGLGGTMQVFRMVYLLRDDNGAISKVVLPIEGYGLWSTLYGFIALEANGNDIYGLQFYQQGETPGLGAEVDNPRWKALWNGKKLFTEDGKLAITVSKSVPPEGPDYHVDALAGATLTSRGVDNLVRFWMGEAGYGTFLERLQAGEVS; encoded by the coding sequence ATGCCTGAAGTCAACGAAGAGACCGTTGAGCGGAACGGCGAGAGCAAGGGTCTGATCCGTCGGTTCCTGGACGCGCCGGCCGATTCGGTGGGCAAGACGCTGTTCGTGGCCATCGTGCTGTGCCTGGTCGCGTCGATGATCGTGTCCGCCGCCGCCGTGGCCCTGCGCCCGGTGCAGCAGGCCAACCAGCTGCGCGACAAGCGGATCAACATCCTGCAGGTCGCCGGCGTTTACGACCCGGACGTGCCGGTGGACGAGGCGTTCGCGAACTTCGAACCCCACGTGCTGGACCTTGAAACCGGCGAATTCACCGACCAGTTCGATATCGACACCTTCGACGAACTGGCGGCGTCGGGCGATCCGGCGATCGTGCGTGCGCTTGACGAGGATCCGGCCGGCCTGGGCGGAACCATGCAGGTGTTCCGCATGGTCTACCTGCTGCGCGACGACAATGGCGCCATCAGCAAGGTGGTCCTGCCGATCGAAGGCTACGGGCTGTGGTCGACGCTGTACGGGTTCATCGCGCTGGAGGCCAACGGCAACGACATCTACGGGCTGCAGTTCTACCAGCAGGGCGAAACGCCCGGTCTGGGCGCCGAGGTCGACAACCCCCGGTGGAAGGCGCTGTGGAACGGCAAGAAACTGTTTACCGAAGACGGCAAGCTTGCGATCACGGTGTCAAAATCCGTGCCGCCCGAAGGCCCGGATTATCACGTGGATGCACTGGCCGGCGCGACCCTGACGTCGCGCGGCGTGGACAACCTGGTACGTTTCTGGATGGGCGAGGCCGGCTACGGCACCTTCCTTGAACGGCTGCAAGCAGGAGAGGTTAGCTGA
- the nqrB gene encoding Na(+)-translocating NADH-quinone reductase subunit B produces the protein MGLRAFFDRIEPQFTKGGRYEKYFPLYEMVESFIYTPRTVTTVAPHARSYIDMKRIMTYVVIATVPCILFGLYNTGLQANMAIADYGPSAWQSRLAGAIGISYNPGSVVANMLHGLMFFLPIYIVTLVAGGIFEVIFAVVRRHEVNEGFLVTSMLYTLIMPATTPLWQVALGIIFGVVIGKEVFGGTGKNFLNPALVGRAFLYFAYPAYMSGDTVWTPVDGFSGATALAIGASDGVAALPQYGITWMQSFIGTIQGCIGETSTLACLIGLAFLLVTKIANWRLVVGCLAGMIAFSSLLNWIGSDTNPMFAMPWYWHLVVGGYAFGLAFMVTEPVSASHTNVGRYIYGALIGFMVVMIRVINPAFPEGMMLAILFGNVFAPLIDYFVVQANIKRRAKRNA, from the coding sequence ATGGGTCTTCGCGCATTTTTCGACAGGATTGAGCCGCAATTCACCAAGGGCGGCCGGTACGAGAAGTACTTTCCCCTCTACGAAATGGTCGAAAGCTTCATCTACACGCCCCGGACGGTAACCACCGTCGCGCCGCACGCCCGGTCCTACATCGACATGAAGCGAATCATGACCTACGTCGTGATCGCGACCGTTCCGTGCATCCTTTTCGGGCTCTACAACACCGGTCTGCAGGCCAACATGGCCATCGCCGACTATGGCCCGTCGGCCTGGCAATCGCGCCTGGCCGGGGCCATCGGCATTTCGTACAACCCCGGCAGCGTCGTGGCCAACATGCTGCACGGGCTGATGTTCTTCCTGCCGATCTACATCGTGACCCTGGTCGCGGGCGGCATATTCGAAGTCATCTTTGCCGTCGTCCGCCGCCACGAGGTGAACGAGGGCTTCCTGGTCACCTCGATGCTTTACACGCTGATCATGCCGGCGACGACGCCGCTGTGGCAGGTGGCCCTGGGCATCATCTTTGGCGTTGTGATCGGCAAGGAGGTCTTTGGCGGCACCGGCAAGAACTTCCTGAACCCGGCGCTGGTCGGCCGGGCGTTCCTGTACTTTGCCTACCCCGCCTACATGTCCGGCGACACGGTCTGGACCCCGGTCGACGGGTTTTCCGGCGCGACGGCCCTGGCCATCGGCGCATCAGACGGCGTCGCGGCCCTGCCGCAGTACGGCATCACCTGGATGCAGTCGTTCATCGGCACGATCCAGGGCTGTATCGGCGAAACCTCGACGTTGGCCTGCCTGATCGGCCTGGCCTTCCTGCTGGTCACCAAGATCGCCAACTGGCGGCTGGTGGTGGGCTGCCTGGCCGGGATGATCGCCTTTTCGAGCCTGCTGAACTGGATCGGGTCGGACACCAACCCGATGTTCGCCATGCCCTGGTACTGGCACCTGGTCGTCGGCGGCTATGCCTTCGGCCTGGCCTTCATGGTCACCGAACCGGTCTCGGCCTCGCACACCAATGTGGGGCGCTACATCTACGGCGCGCTGATCGGCTTCATGGTGGTGATGATCCGCGTCATCAACCCGGCCTTCCCGGAAGGCATGATGCTGGCGATCCTGTTCGGCAACGTCTTTGCCCCGCTGATCGACTACTTTGTCGTGCAGGCCAACATCAAACGGAGGGCCAAGCGCAATGCCTGA
- the nqrA gene encoding Na(+)-translocating NADH-quinone reductase subunit A: MQQHKLRKGLDVPILGAPGDRIENAADVRTVAILGQDYIGLKPRLSVQEGDIIAAGAPVLFDKDMPEVLVTAPVSGRVRAVNRGARRVLVSVEIDVDSTAAEPVDFSDTGDGDTPEGVTHRLCSAGLWTSFRTRPYSKIPAPDTRPAAIYVTAMDSEPLSADASLIIAEDGAAFARGLAAVALLTEGKTYLCQDIGADIPGADVPGVEAVGFSGPHPAGLAGTHMHFLEPPSAAKTVWTIGYHDVIAIGRLMLTGRLDSRRIVALTGPMCRDPRLVRTVAGASIPDLCAGDLATDTPIRMISGSVLSGRAGEGPTAYLGRYARQVTLIEEDHKQIPMGWIRPMAEKYAMQPVLGSALSHKLYALTSNLNGGRRAMVPIGTFEELMPQDFLPTQLLRSLLVMDTDTAQALGVLELDEEDLALCGFACPAKYEYGLALRDSLTKIEKEG, from the coding sequence GTGCAGCAACACAAGTTGAGAAAAGGCCTGGATGTGCCGATTCTGGGCGCGCCCGGTGACAGGATCGAAAATGCGGCTGATGTTCGGACCGTCGCCATCCTGGGGCAGGACTATATCGGGCTGAAACCCCGCCTATCCGTGCAGGAAGGCGATATAATCGCGGCGGGCGCCCCGGTTCTGTTCGACAAGGACATGCCCGAAGTGCTGGTGACCGCGCCGGTGTCCGGGCGGGTCCGCGCGGTCAACCGCGGGGCCCGGCGGGTGCTGGTCAGTGTCGAAATCGATGTCGATTCTACCGCCGCCGAGCCGGTCGATTTCTCGGATACGGGCGATGGGGACACGCCGGAGGGTGTGACACATCGTCTCTGCTCCGCCGGTCTGTGGACCTCGTTCCGGACCCGGCCCTATTCCAAGATCCCCGCCCCGGACACCCGTCCGGCCGCCATTTACGTCACCGCGATGGACAGTGAACCGCTGTCGGCGGACGCAAGCCTGATCATCGCCGAGGACGGCGCGGCCTTTGCCCGCGGGCTGGCCGCGGTGGCGCTGCTGACCGAGGGCAAGACGTATCTTTGCCAAGACATCGGCGCCGACATTCCGGGCGCCGACGTTCCCGGAGTCGAGGCGGTGGGCTTTTCAGGCCCCCATCCGGCGGGCTTGGCCGGCACGCACATGCATTTCCTGGAACCGCCGTCGGCGGCCAAGACGGTCTGGACGATCGGGTACCATGACGTGATCGCCATCGGCCGGCTGATGCTGACCGGCAGGCTGGACAGCCGGCGAATCGTCGCCCTGACCGGACCGATGTGCCGCGATCCGCGCCTGGTGCGCACGGTCGCGGGCGCGTCGATCCCGGATCTGTGCGCCGGCGACCTGGCCACCGACACGCCGATCCGGATGATTTCCGGGTCCGTCCTGAGCGGGCGCGCGGGCGAAGGCCCGACCGCCTACCTGGGGCGCTACGCCCGGCAGGTCACGCTGATCGAGGAAGATCACAAGCAGATCCCGATGGGCTGGATCCGGCCGATGGCCGAGAAATACGCCATGCAGCCGGTTCTGGGTTCGGCGCTGAGCCACAAGCTGTACGCGCTGACATCGAACCTGAACGGCGGCCGGCGGGCCATGGTGCCCATCGGCACCTTCGAGGAGCTGATGCCGCAGGACTTCCTGCCCACGCAGCTGCTGAGGTCGCTGCTGGTGATGGATACCGACACCGCCCAGGCGCTAGGCGTGCTTGAGCTGGACGAGGAAGACCTGGCGCTGTGCGGCTTTGCCTGCCCCGCCAAATACGAATACGGCCTCGCCCTGCGCGACAGCCTCACCAAGATCGAGAAGGAGGGGTAA